The genomic region gcagctagatgaattagaggagtttaggctcaatgcctatgacagctcgcgcatttacaaggaaaagacgaagagatggcatgacaagagaatcctacctcgggagttccatgttgggcaaagggtgctgctgtttaatgcccgactgaggctatttcctggcaagctgaagtccagatggagtggtccttatacggtgacagctgttaccaaatttggatctgtggatcttgaagattccgaggggcgtagattcaaggtgaatggccaatatgtgaagcattaccacgaggcgactgaagcagacaatcgcgttgaagtcttgcgctttgacgagctcgacgcgccagttaattgattccagaacggtcgtgcgggacctcttaaaccagcgctctccgggaggcagcccggactgttttattgtacttttgttgaacaatttatttttctttagttttacGTTGAACTTTGGACGCTGTTTTATGAACCTCCTATGTATTTTCCTTTCTTTTAATGCGTCTTTTGCAggttaaagtcctcgatcgaatgattttgtgttcgatcgagcactttctgacgcagctgttactcgatcgaatgatatgctcctcgatcgaccagatttaaACCCCCATCTCTGTGACATCCTGACAGACtaagttaaacagataattagcaagatagcctccctgtggagatcgaccctacttgctgctagcttctgttagttgtttttagttttatttttggtacagaaacgaccgtatcagcaaggacttcttgatccgtcttgtcctttgcctagttgggcggatatggaagtattctttcctagcattcctagtggtagtagaccgggtggagaggagatggttgttgaagagggtggtggccaagaagaaggagaagaagaagaggttcaagaagaagaagctcaagaagaggaagaggaaagtgaggaagaacaagcaagtgaaagtgagagtggacatgattccacatctatggaggttgatgatgcctcaagatatgatgatgatgatgatacaatgggtgaggattagcaaactttggaggctcctacatccTTATacctcccttatggtttgtctacttctcttgtttttattttatcttgatcatttattttgtgaagtcctagcaacattggaggactaacaccttggcttcattaaggtgttctttatctttgttcccgacttgtaaaatccaaaatgacaatctttagtttcatgcattgcattccatgtgcataaactcccccgaaattcatgacattagaaataatgtctattttggtttggggaagtccatgcatatgcattgggagctaatttaaattatgctctccgccataacaaaaacacatgcatcatgcaGTGTAGcctagtatagtttgcatttagtttagaaatcatgcatattcattccataatttcctatcgtattggccattgaggacaatggccatactagtgtggggatgggaaattctaacttgacttttattcaaaattcaaaaaaatcaaaaatttcaaaaaatccaaaaaaatcgaaaaattgaaaatccaaaaacaagttcatttcctttgtagtatagatttgtatatattgttttgtatatattgtgtttgttcatccttttcacattgattgactacgccacatccgagacatgaggatattgaagaccgcatggtatgatctttccaatctcctttttcctctttatgttaatgactatgtggctttattttgattgatgcggtaaaaacaatgtgaatttaggattgcatttagattatttggcatattagttggtagaagcatatgcattaggatgtataaatgttagttgcatcatggcatatagattgcatgttagaaaaattttgtgaaaccatctatttgggaagcttgacaagtgtatataggccctagtagatgctttttcttcttatgaCTTTGCTTGtaagaatacttgtaaaacacactaggatgtgtcatgctagtatcctttgacccatggattaaggcctagtcaagagtaccttgtggtgtgataactccttggctaccgtttattccaaggtgacccttgaaaccatgcaaccatcattcatccatgttctaccatacattttgtcatcaaagggaatgggcacaaaaattgttcaaaatttgagttcaagtattgaaatgaaaagtcaaaaagtttgcaaatgcatcaaaataaaagaggagtaacaaaaatgaaaactcctatgcttcaaaaataaggcaccctcgttactagttggggtgactttgaaaatgttcaaaaagaaaatgcaaaaagttggaAAGTTGTcgagtattgaaatgccaaaaatcaaaagaaatggcaaaaagaaagtgttcccAAATGATATATGCCACAagaatttggggggaaaaacaacaacaaaagcaaactcccaaatgaaactcaagtactattgatccctttatccatcgtatccatttttgtgcatggtagtgaggggacgacccttcttcttgtctaggcaagaaggggaattccacgatcctccagtgtttctaacaccatagggagtctattcttgataaaagcatttaacgattgaggacaaaggtaccctagcttgacacaacatggaggtgatttattggtatccttctaggcttagtactTTGAAGAAACcctatctatgaaggagtgtgtacccttgaattgcttcccctttagataatttccgccacttagatgaggaaagtggctattcttttgtagatgcatccattacttgattttgtgtgctataatgattggatgtgtcgccattttggcaagacccaccttaccttgcaagaaggcatcctacttcatggttgtcttattgtgagttgaaggggcgaagtgagacccgctaattgtctcatatcggctatattagtaggatagtttaaataagggtcctagttttgttacctctttactcgggacgagcaaaggttcggttttgggatatttgatgtgatcaatatttgagcatatttagtccccgaagtagcctcgttcctatgctttttagtgcatatttatgtcatttactatctttagtcctttgttttgcatattctttgaggttttgtttccttggtaggagaggagtgcaaaccttgcattttcatggcaaaatagagatAAATAGATCGAATCTAATgatcaagcatcaaagagaagacaagattagaaggcctttgtacataatgtagtagatgggcaatgatgaagaagatccttgcatccccgacaaaatcccggaggattgttggaagaagaaaaggaagctgagccaggatccgctcgtcccaccccgcgggacgcccgtccagcagctcCCCAGGACGCTCATCCTTACCACCAGAACGCCCGTCCAAAAGCttcccaatccgcccgtcccgacccttggacgctcggattgtactccaGAGGGGCACgtcctcttcttttttttttggaagaaaTCAGCTTCTCATTAGAATAAGAAAAAACGAAACACAATTTCTTACAAGTAAGCCTCTAATGGTACCTTATAACTACGGTACCAGATGTGCAACTACCTCATCGAATAGATAGTCACTTACATTCGAATATAATCTAATGGAAACAAAATATTTAATTAATTTCACCAATTGATCCACAGTCCTTGAAGTCTCCTCAAACAACCTTCGATTTCGTTCCTGCCATAGAAGATACACCATAGCAGCAATACACCCCCTAGCCCATTTCTTCTTCCAACCTTTTCCCTTATACCTGGATAGAGATAGTAATTCTTGTCTCAAGCATAAGGGTCTTCGAGTAACACCCATCCAAAGGAGGATTTGCTGATAAACGGAGCTAGAGAAAGGACAGGCAAAGTACAGGTGCCTAATGCTCTCCAAATCTGCAAAACATAAGGAGCATCTGTTCACAATGACCATCCCTCTTCTATTCAAATTATCCACAGTGGATAAGCCATTTTGCACTGCCAGCCTCGTGATGATGGCATGCTTAGGCAGTACCACCTGGTCCATTAGAGGCTTTGTCCACGGCAGGTTGGAGTGCCTGCCCTTAAAAACAGAGTAAACCCGGTGCAACAATAGAGAACCAGAGAGACTCCATCCACTGAGCAAGTTTTTAGCAATGTCCACAGAGCCAACCAAACTAATAAAATCATCACGGGTGAGCAGCAGAGCTTTCCAGATGATGGACGTAGCATTACCTGGCACCACAGTCCAGATATCAGCTCCCTGAAGGATATAGTGATGGAACCAGTGAACCCAGATGGATGGAACACCAGTAGCAAGTCTCCAAAGAAGTCTCATAAACAAAGTTTTATTCCAGCTTAAAATCTCTCGAATATCAAACCCCCCTTGCTGCCTTGTTCTACAAACCTTACTCCAGGCAAAAAAACCATTTTTCTAGCAGCTTGATAATTTCAAAGGAATTGTCTACACAACTTTTCAATCTCCTGCATAACCCCTTTAGGTAAAAGAAAGCTAGCACACCAAAACGTCTCAATGCCAAAGATCACAGAATTGATCAATTGAACCTTGCCTGCATAAGATAAGTACTTGTTTGACCAATAAGTAACCTTACACTTAATTTTATCCAAAAGGGAATGATACATAACTCTTGTCAATCTTGATGAATGTAGAGGGACACCAAGATACCTAAAAGGAAATGTCCCTTCAAGGTAGCTGGTATCACCTAAGATAAGGTTTTTGACATCAGGGTGCACTCCTCCAAAGTATATATTAGTCTTAGCTGGATTCGGTTATAAACCAGAGAACTCAGCAAATTTCTGAAGACATGTTTCCACTGCTTTGACTGAAGGGAAGTCACCTCTAGCAAACACTAAGAGATCATCAGCAAAGATTAGATGGGTAAGACCAATTCTACAGCATTTTGGGTGATAGCTAAAGCTGGAGTCATTAAGCCTTCTGAGCATCCGTTAAAGCACTTCCATACTCAACACAAAGAGCAGAGGGGAGAGAGGATCTCCCTGCCTGAGACCCCTCTTACCCTCAAAGTAACCCACAGAAGAACCATTAATATTGAGAGAAAATCTTGTAGTAGTAACACAAGTAATAATCCAGTGACAAAACTGAGGGGGAAACCCAAAAAGAGGAAGAATGGTTTTAAGGAAATCCCAGTTAATAGAGTCAAATGCTTTTTTGATATCCACCTTTATAACACACCTTGGGGAGGAGTTCTTCCTACCATAACCTGCCACAAGTTCATGAGCCAGCAGAATATTATCCCCAATAGACCTATCCTGAGTGAAAGCAGACTGCTCTAATCCCACTAGATCAGGCATCACAATCTTGAGCCTCTTAGTAAGGATCTTACTAATAGTTTTGTAGATAGTAGAGCAACAGGATATGGGCCTGAAATCCTGAACAGTATTAGGATGCTCCTGTTTTGGGATAAGAGAAATAATGGTGGAATTTACTTCCTTCAGAAGTCTCCCCGTTCTGAAAAAATCCTGGATGGCCTTCACAAATTCTTTCCGGATAATACTCCAAGAATGCCTGAAAAAACCTGATGAGAAGCCATCTGGACCAGGGCTTTTATTTATGTCGATAGAGAATAAGGCATCATGAACTTCTGCTTCAGTCACAGCAACCACCAGTAAATCCTTCTGATTCTGAAGAAGGCAAGGCCCCCTAAGGACAATATCATCCTCAATAGGACTAACCTGAGAAGCAGCCCCCAACAAACCCTTATAATAATCAAAAAACGCATCAGAGATGCTATCAAAGGTAGTACAGTCCAACCCAGCAATGTTCTGAATTTTACTGATATGTCTCCTACTCCTATTGGCAGCAACTTTAGCAAAGAAATATTGAGTACTAGCATCCATCATCTTAACATCTGTGATCTTAGCTCTCTGATAAATCATACTAAGCTCAGCATTCCTTAACTTACAGTACTTCTCAATTAAAGTTTCCTCCAGCCTGAGCAGATTATCATCTAGGGGAGCTTTCTGAATCTGGGCCTGACAGTGATCTAGAGCACTCCTAGCATCTTTAGCTTTATCAGCCACATTGGAATAAATCCCTTTATGGAGATCCTTAAGTTTCCCCTTCACCATTTTTAGATGAGTGATCAGCCTGTACATAGGGCAACCCAGAATCTCAGACTCCCAAACCTTCTTAACCGCAGAAACAAAAGAGGGATCTTGACCCCAACAGTTGAGGTATCTAAACTGCTTTGGTCTCTGAACATCATTAGTCTGAACAGTGACAACTAATGGGGAGTGGTCAGAGACACCAGCCACCAAAGCATCAGTATAGGAAGCAGGGAACCTCTGAATCCATTCTGAGTTTACCAAAACTCTATCCAATCTCATCCACTTCCTGTCACTCTCATCCTGCTTGTTAGTCCATGTATAAGTGCAGCCATGGGTAACAAGCTCATCCAAACCAGAGGAAGAAATAGCATTATTAAACTCATCAATAGCCTGGAGGTTTTCAGGCTTACTACTAATCCTCTCATCAGTATTCCTTACACAATTATAGTCCCCTAAGCAAATCCAAGGGCCATTAGGGCTGCAGTTTTGCAGAAAAGACCACAGACCAGCTCTCCCCTCCAAAGAATTCAGACCATATATAAAAGACACCTGAATAGTGGGACATCCAGGAGCCTCAACATGGACATGAACCCACTGATTACCAATAGACAAAGGCTTAACCACCAGACTTGCTTTATTCCAGATGACCTAAATATGACCATTATCATGCTGATCATAGTTAGTCAGAATACTAAAAAAACGAAAACCCAATCTACTAATGTAATTAAACTTGTGACTACGCACTCTTGTTTCATTTATTCCCATAATGTCCAAATTATTCCTTTTAAAAAAATCCACTACTTCACGTTGTTTAAACGCTTTATTCATACCTCGGATATTCCAAACCCCAATTTTCATGGTGAATGTAAAGGAGGTGGTTCATCATCCTCAATATCCCTTTCTTCAAAGTGCAAATGCACCCTATCATCAACCAATACATTT from Silene latifolia isolate original U9 population chromosome 3, ASM4854445v1, whole genome shotgun sequence harbors:
- the LOC141649166 gene encoding uncharacterized protein LOC141649166; protein product: MRLLWRLATGVPSIWVHWFHHYILQGADIWTVVPGNATSIIWKALLLTRDDFISLVGSVDIAKNLLSGWSLSGSLLLHRVYSVFKGRHSNLPWTKPLMDQVVLPKHAIITRLAVQNGLSTVDNLNRRGMVIVNRCSLCFADLESIRHLYFACPFSSSVYQQILLWMGVTRRPLCLRQELLSLSRYKGKGWKKKWARGCIAAMVYLLWQERNRRLFEETSRTVDQLVKLIKYFVSIRLYSNVSDYLFDEVVAHLVP